A genome region from Erigeron canadensis isolate Cc75 chromosome 3, C_canadensis_v1, whole genome shotgun sequence includes the following:
- the LOC122592914 gene encoding kinesin-like protein KIN-14C: protein MTSRNQNKPPVPRSPVNKNRAVTDEAPDKRRKIGTGRMMASTTASRGRQALAPVSTPKEAGIAPSSETEASEFDNIEFTKEEVDALLNERFKGKKFDSKGKQEWMTEYLKKLKMCIKWFQKALEDLTEEKENLSKMLDSSEQKCVEAEAAMKSKEQELQTTISKLETIITTLKESLAKEESEKLDALDCHKRELEARMVSEKNLDSVRVELRGAEQNASIANEKAKSQEENNKRLQEYSTSLQQYNSKLQTDLKAATDANKQVESEKSAVLENLRELRSHHSLLQNKFSTATKSRDDAIEQKESAMKEVDILRRELQQVREDRERQLFQVQELTSALNEYKETTGRTVDEVKHLMIKSSALEDTCKSREKEISLLQYQLVAANQKLEMAGKSSEEISKEFEKQKRYILDLQDSIRVKDAQLVEGESLRKKLHNTILELKGNIRVFCRVRPLLPDDGPETEAAVSYPTGVESAGRGIDLIQCGQKYPFTFDKVFAHDASQQDVFMEISQLVQSALDGYKVCIFAYGQTGSGKTYTMMGRPEAPLQKGLIPRSLEQVFETSQALVAQGWKYKMQASMLEIYNETIRDLLSPRSIGGDVSRAEVSGAGKQYTIRHDAEGNTYVSDLTIVDVCSSREVSNLLQQAAHSRSVGKTDMNEHSSRSHFVFTLRIYGVNESTEQQVQGVLNLIDLAGSERLSRSGATGERLKETQAINKSLSSLSDVIFALAKKEDHVPFRNSKLTYLLQPCLGGDSKTLMFVNVSPDPLSVGESLCSLRFAARVNSCEIGIPRRQTIRPLDSRLSCG, encoded by the exons ATGACTTCTCGAAACCAAAACAAGCCTCCCGTACCACGCAGTCCTGTAAAC AAAAACCGAGCTGTTACGGATGAGGCTCCAGATAAGCGTAGGAAGATCGGGACTGGTCGGATGATGGCATCGACTACTGCAAGTCGAGGAAGACAGGCGCTCGCTCCAGTGAGCACTCCTAAGGAAGCTGGTATCGCGCCTTCTTCAGAAACTGAGGCTTCTGAGTTTGACAATATCGAGTTTACGAAAGAGGAGGTTGATGCGTTGTTGAACGAGAggtttaaaggaaaaaaatttgattcaaaa GGAAAGCAAGAGTGGATGACAGAGTATTTGAAAAAGCTGAAGATGTGTataaaatggtttcaaaaggcTTTAGAAGACCTTACTGAGGAAAAGGAAAACTTGAGTAAAATGCTCGATTCATCCGAACAAAAGTGTGTTGAAGCAG AGGCTGCAATGAAAAGTAAGGAACAGGAGCTGCAGACTACTATTTCTAAATTGGAAACGATTATTACAACTTTGAAAGAAAGTCTAGCAAAAGAAGAGTCTGAGAAATTA GATGCTCTTGATTGTCATAAGAGAGAATTAGAAGCGAGGATGGTTTCAGAAAAGAATCTTGATTCAGTAAGGGTAGAGCTTAGAGGGGCTGAGCAAAATGCGTCGATTGCTAATGAGAAG GCGAAAAGCCAAGAAGAGAATAATAAGAGGTTGCAAGAGTACAGCACAAGTTTGCAACAGTACAATTCCAAACTTCAAACTGACCTTAAAGCAGCCACTGATGCAAACAAACAAGTAGAAAGCGAGAAGTCTGCAGTATTGGAAAATCTCAGAGAATTAAGAAGTCATCATAGCTTGTTGCAGAATAAGTTTTCTACTGCTACG AAATCCCGTGATGATGCTATTGAGCAAAAAGAATCTGCCATGAAAGAAGTTGATATCCTTAGAAGAGAATTGCAACAAGTAAGGGAGGATCGTGAGCGCCAGTTATTTCAAGTGCAAGAGTTAACTTCTGCATTAAATGAATACAAAGAGACTACCGGGCGAACTGTTGACGAGGTCAAGCATTTAATGATAAAATCATCTGCTTTGGAG GATACTTGTAAATCTCGAGAAAAAGAGATATCTCTTCTTCAATACCAATTAGTTGCCGCCAATCAAAAGCTTGAG ATGGCTGGTAAATCCTCGGAAGAAATAAGTAAAGAGTTCGAGAAGCAAAAGAGATATATATTAGACTTGCAAGATAGTATACGAGTCAAAGATGCTCAACTTGTTGAGGGCGAGAGTTTGAGAAAGAAGCTGCATAACACCATATTG GAATTGAAAGGCAACATTAGAGTATTTTGTAGAGTTCGACCTTTGCTTCCTGATGATGGTCCTGAAACAGAAGCTGCTGTATCTTATCCCACAGGGGTAGAATCAGCTGGCCGAGGCATTGATTTAATCCAATGTG GCCAAAAGTATCCATTCACATTCGATAAAGTGTTTGCACACGATGCATCTCAACAGGATGTGTTCATGGAGATATCACAGTTGGTACAGAGTGCACTCGATGGATATAAG GTTTGTATATTTGCATATGGGCAAACTGGATCCGGTAAGACGTACACTATGATGGGTAGGCCAGAAGCTCCTCTGCAAAAGGGCCTCATCCCACGGTCTTTAGAGCAAGTTTTTGAAACTAGCCAAGCCCTTGTTGCCCAGGGATGGAAATACAAGATGCAg GCTTCAATGTTGGAAATTTACAACGAAACAATTCGTGACTTGCTGTCCCCACGGTCAATTGGTGGAGATGTTTCACGTGCAGAAGTCAGTGGTGCAGGGAAGCAATATACCATCAGGCATGATGCAGAAGGCAACACATATGTTTCTGATCTTACCATTGTCGATGTGTGTAGCTCAAGAGAGGTTTCCAATCTTCTCCAGCAGGCTGCACATAGCAG GTCTGTTGGCAAAACAGATATGAACGAGCATTCGTCTAGAAGTCATTTTGTTTTTACATTAAGGATATATGGAGTAAACGAG AGCACTGAACAACAAGTTCAAGGGGTCTTGAATCTAATTGATTTAGCTGGTAGTGAACGTCTTTCAAGAAGCGGTGCGACTGGAGAAAGATTGAAGGAGACACAG GCTATCAACAAAAGTTTATCTTCGTTGAGTGATGTAATTTTTGCCCTTGCAAAGAAAGAAGATCATGTTCCCTTCAGGAACTCAAAGCTTACATATCTTCTCCAG CCTTGTTTGGGCGGAGACTCAAAGACACTCATGTTTGTGAACGTATCACCTGATCCGTTATCCGTTGGAGAGTCATTATGTTCATTACGATTTGCTGCAAGGGTGAATTCTTGTGAGATCGGAATCCCACGTCGGCAAACTATCCGACCTTTGGATTCTCGCTTGAGTTGTGGCTAA
- the LOC122593430 gene encoding thioredoxin-like protein CXXS1, which yields MEGNIETPKPSVVKISSTETWNSHLQEAKSHGTPIVAHFTASWCIPSVAMNPIFEELALLFPDISFLTVDVDDSKEIAKKYEVKAMPTFLLMKEGVVVGRLVGANPDEIKKRIETLLQSNTDFVV from the exons ATGGAAGGCAATATTGAGACACCGAAACCAAGTGTTGTGAAGATTAGTTCGACTGAAACTTGGAATTCCCATCTTCAAGAAGCTAAATCTCATGGAACCCCT ATTGTGGCACATTTTACAGCATCATGGTGCATCCCCTCTGTGGCCATGAACCCTATTTTTGAAGAGTTGGCCTTACTTTTCCCTGACATAAGCTTTCTTacagttgatgttgatgattCGAAG gaaatagcaaagaagtatgAGGTGAAGGCAATGCCAACCTTCTTGTTAATGAAAGAAGGTGTTGTAGTTGGGAGGCTAGTTGGAGCAAATCCTGATGAGATCAAGAAAAGGATTGAGACCCTTCTTCAATCCAACACTGACTTTGTGGTCTAA
- the LOC122591272 gene encoding transcription factor ILR3-like, with product MDGQVELGDDNSSNCFFDFSLIDQFPGGDLPSLEPEFHWSSGSTHPFPASSNLSKGFADSYEKSNATKEDESRKRANPGSCADSKACREKKRRDKLNERFQELNEILDPGRSSKTDKTVILADAIRMVTHLRNEEAKLKDSSQDLLVKINELKAEKNELRDEKQKLKADKERLEQQLKAACYPPPPAFYPPAHSVIPVPCPGPTPVGGNKFMPFMGYQGVPMWQFASPAAVDTSKDHVHRSPLA from the exons ATGGATGGTCAGGTTGAATTAGGAGACGATAATTCTTCAAATTGTTTCTTTGATTTCAGTTTAATCGATCAGTTTCCTGGCGGCGACCTTCCTTCTCTTGAACCGGAGTTTCACTGGTCCTCCGGTTCTACCCATCCATTCCCCGCTTCATCTAATCTCAG TAAAGGCTTTGCAGATTCATATGAAAAATCAAATGCTACCAAGGAAGATGAATCCCGAAAGAG GGCAAATCCTGGTTCGTGTGCTGATTCAAAAGCATGTCGAGAGAAGAAGCGGAGGGATAAACTGAATGAGAG GTTCCAAGAATTGAACGAAATATTGGACCCCGGAAGGTCAAGCAAGACGGATAAGACTGTTATTTTGGCGGATGCTATCCGTATGGTTACTCACCTAAGAAACGAAGAAGCCAAGCTTAAGGATTCCTCTCAAGATCTGCTTGTTAAAATCAACGAGTTGAAG GCTGAGAAGAATGAGCTGAGAGATGAGAAGCAGAAGCTAAAGGCAGACAAAGAAAGGCTCGAACAGCAACTGAAGGCCGCCTGTTACCCCCCTCCGCCTGCCTTTTATCCTCCTGCACATTCTGTAATACCAGTCCCATGCCCTGGACCTACCCCTGTTGGCGGCAACAAGTTCATGCCATTCATGGGATACCAAGGAGTTCCCATGTGGCAGTTTGCGTCCCCAGCTGCTGTTGATACCTCCAAAGATCATGTTCATCGATCCCCACTTGCGTAg